One window of Nicotiana tomentosiformis chromosome 11, ASM39032v3, whole genome shotgun sequence genomic DNA carries:
- the LOC104095055 gene encoding putative late blight resistance protein homolog R1A-10 produces MAITGMGGIGKTTFARKIYDDPEIKSHFDILAWVTVSKEYCVRKMLLQLLHCIPSTEEVRREARDDGELAGKLKQRLWKRRYLVVIDDIWSSKAWDDISIWFPDCKGSHILLTTRCGNVASYDAPGKPPHHMSSLSSEKSWELLQSKLLEKVELSPELVKIGKKVAENCHGMPLTITIVAGLLSKCNNGVYGWEQVAHDVKSAIYEDLGRQCEKILVLSYYYLPQHLKACFLYFGIFPEDEEVDVRRLVELWVAEGFLKQADNKSLENIAEKCLQELIDRNLVLVSEHSFWGEVETCKIHDLLHELCLRQARSENFLPIYNSKPRNSVKRVSRSSKRDCLMIVRPISNFYWLNSHRCDQKKIRTIVYQGARRHAGRESLGFKNFKMVRVFDLRKLYFYGKIPTLVFDLVHLRYLSLYIRDHEFLPLSNLQKLQILIIEIGENWADKIPLNIWRMPQLRTLRFMNSGWLCPPIMPSGEEKHAVLEHLHTITGVGPAWCEKEIFALMPNLKNLEIVLNGVAHELWIGNSCLPLIEVLRIIVGKMDYRAFSLYRSKAHDAFLKYKSTFPPTLRRLTLGGTCLPWEAMDIVGMLPNLEILELEDDACGVKPKTTWKPSEGGFPRLKFLSLCHMLCFTEWKATEYHFPVLERLFISHCPQLEEIPQEFANIFTLQLIELHDCCIHLAISAQQIEQEQEATFGSQVTYVHTYNCGQAYCRQCHHLLKRNSS; encoded by the exons ATGGCAATCACAGGTATGGGGGGCATAGGCAAGACAACCTTTGCTAGAAAAATTTATGATGATCCAGAAATTAAATCACATTTTGACATTCTAGCATGGGTTACTGTGTCAAAGGAATACTGTGTTAGAAAGATGTTGCTGCAGCTTCTTCATTGTATTCCATCAACAGAAGAAGTACGCCGTGAAGCAAGGGATGATGGTGAGCTAGCAGGCAAATTGAAACAGAGGCTGTGGAAACGCAGGTACCTAGTTGTCATCGACGATATATGGAGCAGCAAAGCTTGGGATGATATAAGTATATGGTTTCCAGATTGCAAAGGAAGTCATATCCTACTTACCACAAGGTGCGGGAATGTGGCCAGTTATGATGCTCCAGGTAAGCCTCCTCATCACATGTCTTCTCTAAGTTCAGAGAAAAGTTGGGAACTATTGCAATCGAAGCTTCTTGAGAAAGTAGAGCTCTCTCCAGAATTAGTGAAAATTGGTAAGAAAGTTGCAGAAAATTGTCATGGAATGCCCTTGACCATTACTATAGTTGCTGGGCTTCTATCTAAATGCAACAATGGAGTATATGGATGGGAGCAAGTTGCACATGATGTAAAATCAGCAATATATGAAGATCTTGGTAGACAATGTGAAAAGATCCTCGTGTTAAGTTACTACTATCTACCTCAACACCTAAAAGCTTGTTTTctatattttggaatttttccAGAAGATGAAGAGGTTGATGTGAGAAGATTAGTGGAGCTATGGGTTGCAGAGGGATTTTTAAAGCAAGCTGATAATAAAAGTTTGGAGAACATAGCTGAAAAATGTTTGCAAGAACTTATAGACAGAAATCTAGTTCTTGTAAGCGAGCATAGTTTTTGGGGAGAAGTGGAAACATGTAAGATCCACGACCTCTTACATGAGTTATGCTTAAGACAAGCTCGAAGTGAGAACTTCCTACCTATTTATAATAGTAAACCACGGAATAGCGTCAAGCGTGTCTCCCGATCATCCAAACGGGACTGTCTAATGATTGTTCGCCCGATTAGCAATTTTTATTGGTTAAACTCTCATCGCTGTGATCAAAAGAAAATACGCACTATTGTCTATCAAGGTGCACGCAGACATGCGGGGAGAGAAAGTTTAGGATTCAAGAATTTCAAAATGGTCAGAGTATTTGACTTGAGAAAGTTATACTTTTATGGTAAAATTCCAACTTTAGTATTTGATTTGGTGCATCTACGGTATCTATCCTTGTACATTAGAGACCATGAATTTCTCCCTCTTTCCAACCTTCAAAAGTTGCAAATTTTGATCATTGAAATAGGAGAGAATTGGGCAGATAAGATACCTTTAAACATTTGGAGGATGCCACAGTTAAGGACTCTACGCTTTATGAATTCAGGATGGTTATGTCCTCCGATTATGCCTAGTGGTGAAGAGAAGCATGCGGTTTTAGAACACCTGCATACTATAACTGGTGTTGGCCCTGCATGGTGTGAAAAGGAAATTTTTGCATTAATGCCTAACTTGAAGAACTTGGAAATCGTGTTGAACGGAGTTGCTCATGAATTGTGGATAGGTAATTCCTGTTTGCCTCTAATTGAGGTACTTAGAATTATAGTTGGAAAAATGGATTATAGGGCCTTTTCCCTGTACCGATCAAAAGCACATGATGCTTTTTTGAAATATAAAAGCACTTTTCCACCAACCCTTAGAAGGTTGACATTAGGCGGGACATGTCTTCCTTGGGAGGCTATGGACATTGTTGGCATGTTGCCTAACCTCGAGATACTCGAACTGGAAGACGATGCCTGCGGAGTTAAACCTAAGACCACATGGAAACCTTCCGAAGGAGGGTTTCCTAGATTAAAGTTCTTGTCACTATGTCATATGCTTTGTTTCACAGAGTGGAAGGCTACCGAATATCATTTTCCTGTCTTGGAGAGACTCTTTATATCTCATTGTCCGCAGCTAGAAGAGATCCCACAAGAGTTTGCAAATATTTTTACACTTCAATTGATCGAGTTACATGACTGTTGTATTCACCTGGCCATATCAGCACAGCAGATTGAACAAGAGCAAGAAGCCACTTTTGGAAGCCAAGTGACATATGTCCACACATACAATTGTGGACAAG CTTACTGCCGCCAATGTCATCATTTACTGAAGAGAAACTCCAGTTGA